A single genomic interval of Calditrichota bacterium harbors:
- a CDS encoding nucleotidyltransferase has product MSENIHDKSIRLPIDREKVEAFCKKWKIVELSLFGSVIRDDFREDSDVDVLVRFAENSHWSLFDVMHAENELAEIVGRKVDLVEREAVEENPNWIRRRHILGHAERFYAAG; this is encoded by the coding sequence ATGAGTGAGAATATCCATGATAAGTCCATTCGCCTTCCGATAGACCGCGAAAAGGTCGAAGCCTTCTGCAAGAAATGGAAGATCGTCGAACTGTCGCTGTTTGGATCAGTCATCCGGGACGACTTCAGAGAAGACAGTGACGTGGACGTACTGGTGCGGTTTGCGGAGAACTCGCACTGGAGCCTTTTCGATGTAATGCACGCCGAAAACGAACTCGCCGAAATTGTTGGGCGAAAAGTCGATCTGGTCGAGCGCGAAGCCGTCGAGGAGAACCCGAACTGGATTCGCCGCCGGCATATACTTGGACACGCGGAGCGCTTCTATGCAGCGGGATGA
- a CDS encoding NADH-quinone oxidoreductase subunit M, which translates to MSLTLITFLPVLGAAIIALMPGNNPKIIRWTALGTTAIVLALAIGLYFQFDGGLPGINNPAEFQFKEHAAWIPMWGINYSVGVDGLSFPMVLLTALLCFLCIPASFGIEKGVKGYFALFLLLETGMMGTFVALDFFLFYVFWEIMLLPMYFLIGIWGGPRRVYAAIKFFIYTLIGSVLMLIAMLVLYFNTADPATGKHTFDMLVMMDQTNHTGMLSVNSVRILMWLALYVGFAIKVPVFPFHTWLPDAHVEAPTAISVILAGVLLKMGTYGLLRISYPMLPDMTVYFAWFLALMGTINIIYGAFCAMAQKDLKKLVAYSSISHMGYVMLGMSAFTDAGMNGAVFQMFNHGTITAMLFLLVGVIYDRAHHREIEGFGGLANVMPRYLGVTALAFFASMGLPGLSGFISEAMVFIGAFPVWRTFTMIAILGIIITAGYLLWTVQRMFFGATNPKYAGLPEINRRELFTLIPLGAIVLFLGIWPHPVLNLMNTSLSHLGQMMRAAGQIAGM; encoded by the coding sequence ATGTCCCTAACCCTAATCACCTTCCTCCCCGTCTTGGGCGCGGCGATCATCGCGCTGATGCCGGGGAATAATCCGAAGATCATCCGCTGGACGGCATTGGGCACAACGGCTATCGTCCTCGCGCTTGCCATCGGTCTCTACTTCCAGTTCGACGGTGGCTTGCCCGGCATCAACAACCCGGCCGAGTTCCAGTTCAAGGAACATGCGGCGTGGATCCCGATGTGGGGCATCAACTACAGCGTCGGCGTGGACGGCTTGTCGTTCCCGATGGTGCTCTTGACCGCGCTGCTCTGCTTCCTCTGCATACCGGCGTCGTTCGGCATCGAGAAGGGCGTCAAGGGCTACTTCGCGCTCTTCCTGCTGCTCGAAACGGGCATGATGGGGACGTTCGTCGCTCTCGACTTCTTCCTCTTCTACGTCTTCTGGGAGATCATGCTGCTGCCGATGTATTTCCTGATCGGCATCTGGGGCGGGCCAAGGCGGGTCTATGCGGCGATCAAGTTCTTTATCTACACATTAATCGGCTCGGTGCTGATGCTGATCGCGATGCTGGTGCTCTACTTCAATACCGCCGACCCCGCAACCGGCAAGCACACCTTCGACATGCTCGTGATGATGGATCAGACGAATCACACCGGAATGCTGAGCGTCAATTCGGTGCGCATCCTGATGTGGCTTGCGCTCTATGTCGGGTTCGCGATCAAGGTGCCGGTCTTTCCGTTCCACACCTGGCTGCCCGATGCGCACGTCGAAGCCCCGACCGCAATATCGGTTATCCTTGCCGGTGTGCTGCTGAAGATGGGCACTTACGGCCTCTTGCGCATATCCTATCCGATGCTGCCCGATATGACGGTCTATTTCGCGTGGTTCCTGGCGCTGATGGGGACGATCAACATCATTTACGGCGCGTTCTGTGCGATGGCTCAGAAAGACCTAAAGAAACTGGTCGCCTATTCGTCGATCTCGCATATGGGATACGTGATGCTCGGGATGAGCGCCTTCACCGACGCCGGGATGAACGGCGCGGTGTTCCAAATGTTCAACCACGGGACGATCACCGCGATGCTCTTTCTTCTGGTCGGCGTGATTTACGACCGGGCGCACCACCGCGAGATCGAGGGCTTTGGCGGGCTGGCGAACGTAATGCCGCGATATTTGGGAGTGACCGCGCTGGCGTTCTTTGCGTCGATGGGGCTGCCCGGGCTGTCGGGGTTCATCAGCGAGGCAATGGTCTTCATCGGCGCGTTTCCGGTTTGGCGGACCTTCACGATGATCGCGATACTGGGCATTATCATCACAGCGGGCTACTTGCTCTGGACGGTGCAGCGGATGTTCTTTGGAGCGACTAATCCCAAATATGCCGGATTGCCGGAGATCAACCGCCGTGAGTTATTCACGCTTATACCGTTGGGGGCGATCGTGCTCTTCCTCGGCATCTGGCCTCATCCGGTGTTGAATCTGATGAACACCTCGCTGTCGCATCTGGGGCAGATGATGCGCGCCGCAGGACAGATTGCGGGGATGTAG
- a CDS encoding DUF3800 domain-containing protein, with the protein MMKAHTVYIDEAGNTGSRLIDSQPFLSMVAVGLPENRLTHIISALEAMRKRERIVGELHAKSLRDWRRTRIARELLEVLMKEEMSLFLGICEKHFVISTFIDDDFLDPAYNDKCDNSFTWPFGKRERASLIHSKLSEEAAQACSNFFQKGEGAESALALVIECLKGTPLHELMLGVKINELEETIRDLNCNPTEHSMKRGVLKSPNFFTIMGMFSKIEYHYRFGLVADAEIIFDSSPQYDSSFISFFDLLKKANPSILGIGREIPHIFGYESVKQLKCESSSSEPILQIADVIATSINDLMTKLAASPEPPYLVDDEIFLIWLIFQHWHEFDDRFCDYVMSDFMFKRMWGTIVANTPELPK; encoded by the coding sequence ATGATGAAAGCTCATACTGTTTATATCGATGAGGCTGGAAATACCGGCAGTCGATTAATCGATTCGCAGCCATTCCTTTCAATGGTGGCTGTTGGGTTGCCTGAAAATAGACTGACGCATATAATTTCAGCTTTAGAAGCAATGAGAAAGCGAGAAAGGATAGTCGGTGAACTGCATGCGAAGAGTCTGCGAGATTGGAGACGTACTCGGATCGCACGTGAATTACTCGAAGTATTAATGAAGGAAGAGATGTCATTATTTCTGGGAATCTGCGAAAAACACTTTGTTATTTCAACATTTATAGATGACGATTTTCTGGATCCCGCATACAATGACAAGTGCGATAATTCATTCACTTGGCCATTTGGCAAGCGTGAGCGAGCATCGTTAATTCACTCTAAATTATCGGAAGAGGCTGCACAAGCCTGTTCTAATTTCTTTCAGAAAGGTGAAGGTGCCGAAAGCGCACTTGCATTGGTGATTGAATGTCTGAAGGGCACACCACTTCACGAACTTATGTTAGGTGTGAAAATAAATGAACTCGAGGAGACAATTCGGGATTTGAATTGCAATCCAACTGAACATTCGATGAAAAGAGGTGTATTAAAATCGCCAAACTTCTTCACCATTATGGGTATGTTTAGTAAAATTGAATATCATTATCGTTTCGGATTGGTGGCAGATGCAGAGATAATCTTTGATTCTTCACCACAATATGATAGTTCGTTCATTTCCTTTTTTGATCTGCTGAAGAAAGCAAATCCTTCAATCCTTGGAATCGGTCGAGAAATACCTCATATATTCGGATATGAAAGTGTAAAGCAACTGAAATGTGAGTCATCGTCTTCGGAACCGATACTTCAAATTGCAGATGTCATCGCTACCAGCATAAATGATCTAATGACTAAGTTAGCCGCATCACCTGAACCACCGTATTTGGTGGATGATGAGATATTTCTCATTTGGCTTATCTTTCAGCATTGGCATGAATTCGATGATCGATTCTGCGACTATGTGATGTCCGATTTCATGTTCAAAAGAATGTGGGGCACAATTGTCGCTAATACACCAGAGCTTCCAAAATAA